In Rhodothermales bacterium, a genomic segment contains:
- a CDS encoding transcriptional regulator: MTKENLEASRYRFDEFLLDVPDRQLWRGDARIDLNARYLDALVLLVRERGQLVHKSRFFSEVWSDVVVSDSALTQCIKEIRKQLGDDASNPRFIQTVPRSGYRFIGDVEPVAQDRPGARSPKHDNSAEASSVGTVAHSHSRASKPRIWQDSLREWLAGTLGGATAGLFGGLLYGFGLASADAGVGTLSTLFVLVSLNVLVGLTGGFGVGFGLAGAGVAAHFLPKMRVVLRIAGAMFGGLLVGALAKLLGVDAFNLLVGHAPAGITGGPEGAALGAGLALGAYLGNRLGERAGGVACWHSAAGAGFGGAVAGALIPLAGGRLMGGSLDLLAKSFADSRLQLESFGPLFGELHFGQATQAVLGGIEGLLFGSCVVGALALMRRFEDGRSSHWTL; encoded by the coding sequence GTGACCAAAGAAAATCTCGAAGCATCCCGCTACCGTTTCGATGAATTCCTGCTCGACGTGCCGGACCGACAGCTATGGCGCGGCGACGCACGAATTGACCTGAACGCGCGCTATCTCGACGCTCTCGTTCTGCTGGTTCGAGAGCGCGGCCAGCTCGTGCACAAGAGTCGTTTCTTTAGCGAGGTGTGGAGTGACGTCGTTGTGAGTGACAGCGCCCTTACGCAATGCATCAAGGAGATTCGCAAGCAGCTCGGGGATGATGCATCGAATCCGCGCTTCATCCAGACGGTTCCCCGTAGCGGCTACCGTTTCATCGGGGACGTGGAGCCAGTAGCACAGGACAGGCCTGGCGCACGTTCGCCCAAGCACGACAACAGTGCAGAGGCGTCTTCCGTCGGGACGGTCGCACACTCCCACAGCCGCGCAAGCAAACCGCGGATATGGCAGGATAGTTTGCGCGAATGGTTGGCAGGAACTCTCGGCGGTGCGACTGCGGGACTATTTGGAGGGCTACTCTATGGGTTTGGACTTGCCTCCGCAGATGCCGGGGTGGGGACGCTTTCAACCCTGTTCGTTCTCGTCAGTCTCAATGTACTGGTGGGGCTGACCGGAGGATTCGGCGTCGGCTTCGGCCTTGCCGGGGCAGGCGTAGCTGCGCATTTCTTGCCGAAGATGCGCGTTGTACTTCGCATCGCCGGGGCTATGTTCGGAGGGCTTTTGGTCGGCGCTTTGGCCAAGCTGCTCGGCGTGGATGCGTTCAACCTGCTGGTCGGTCACGCCCCTGCGGGCATCACAGGCGGGCCGGAGGGTGCCGCCCTTGGGGCTGGGCTTGCTCTGGGAGCGTACCTGGGAAATCGACTTGGAGAACGTGCGGGTGGAGTTGCGTGCTGGCATTCAGCGGCAGGGGCAGGGTTTGGCGGGGCCGTCGCGGGCGCCCTTATCCCGCTCGCCGGAGGCCGCCTCATGGGAGGCAGTCTCGACCTGCTGGCGAAGTCGTTCGCGGACTCGAGGCTTCAACTCGAAAGCTTCGGGCCACTCTTCGGAGAGCTTCATTTCGGCCAGGCGACGCAGGCCGTACTTGGAGGGATCGAAGGTTTGCTTTTCGGTAGCTGTGTCGTTGGTGCCCTCGCCCTGATGCGTCGCTTCGAAGATGGAAGATCGAGCCACTGGACACTATGA
- a CDS encoding T9SS type A sorting domain-containing protein, whose amino-acid sequence MKTPVLLFAFVILCGTVQADPYLRVLDPDRSWDTRQGTIEQAFVSVRPLGIYMEIGLYLTFSSRGSGLSQSKQLEVELMFDLPEGSMVTDSWLWVGDEIMRAYILDQWTAAGIYEGIVNRRRDPSILFKRGPTRYELRVYPMLGSETRQVKITYLVPAAYAGSAATVPLPVNLLDASKYPVPELKIIAWPAEFSGKPGILESQISAPFVPDNDPDFGRYYRLRLDRSALDATSTVTVSVPQPFHDGVQLSVLDNAGAGYYQLVVRPSQLLGQTQSRRVAVLVDHDRSNSSLSRQAVMNEVRSALQTYLTDDDFFNIIVSQIDIRSYSDSWVPADSASIETAFATVGPPAEYSSLPSLLGSGIHFVQANGSAGTLMLVSASDQFQDHETANDLIADLSLGSSSGALQIVDYQDIGVDQIRIGGIWYRGNGYLYTNLAKLTGGQYESLSGGGTNFPSLLRSAIVSSGESLTAVDVYTDLASGFTYGRHTSASGLSIHSTDKAITQMGKFVGLPPWEVTFSGIHRGAPFSISVPLSDDVVVHADSVIETAWVGRQIEALESGTRTNDVINEIVGLSTSYRILSEFTAFLALEPSDTTQACASCRDETQLTEIESEDLPTADSLLSIYPNPFSTTTTIEIVVPREIEAGTATLSIYDVMGRAIRRFDIRSGVGTAQKLTWDGTASDSRRVAAGVYFIVLRTGKDTRTARVVRL is encoded by the coding sequence ATGAAAACCCCAGTGCTACTCTTTGCATTCGTCATTCTCTGCGGCACGGTACAGGCCGATCCGTACCTGCGAGTTCTCGACCCCGACAGGTCGTGGGACACGCGCCAGGGTACGATCGAACAGGCATTCGTTTCGGTAAGACCACTCGGGATCTACATGGAGATCGGTCTATACCTGACGTTCTCGTCCCGGGGATCCGGCCTGTCACAAAGCAAGCAGCTGGAGGTCGAGCTCATGTTCGATCTTCCGGAAGGATCGATGGTCACCGACTCCTGGCTCTGGGTGGGTGACGAAATCATGCGTGCATACATCCTCGACCAGTGGACGGCAGCCGGCATCTACGAGGGGATCGTCAATCGCAGGAGGGACCCGTCGATTTTGTTCAAGCGGGGGCCGACCCGCTACGAGCTTCGCGTCTACCCGATGCTGGGATCAGAGACACGGCAGGTGAAGATCACCTATCTGGTTCCGGCAGCGTACGCGGGGAGCGCGGCGACGGTGCCTCTGCCGGTTAATTTGCTTGATGCGTCGAAGTACCCTGTTCCGGAACTGAAGATTATCGCGTGGCCGGCCGAATTCAGCGGGAAGCCGGGCATCCTGGAGAGCCAGATCAGCGCGCCGTTTGTTCCAGACAACGACCCAGATTTTGGCCGGTATTACAGGCTTCGACTTGATCGGTCCGCGCTAGATGCCACGTCGACAGTGACCGTGTCCGTTCCGCAACCCTTTCACGATGGTGTGCAGCTGTCCGTCCTGGACAACGCCGGGGCCGGCTACTATCAACTCGTTGTGCGTCCTTCACAGCTGCTCGGTCAGACGCAGTCTCGAAGGGTGGCCGTCCTTGTGGATCATGATCGATCGAATAGCAGCCTGTCGCGGCAGGCCGTCATGAATGAGGTCAGGTCGGCGCTGCAGACCTACTTGACGGATGACGATTTCTTCAACATTATTGTCTCCCAGATTGACATACGGTCGTATTCCGACTCGTGGGTGCCGGCGGACTCAGCTTCGATCGAGACAGCCTTCGCCACGGTCGGTCCGCCTGCGGAATACAGCTCTTTGCCGTCTCTGTTGGGGTCGGGGATACACTTCGTGCAGGCAAACGGGTCGGCCGGGACGCTGATGTTGGTCTCGGCTTCGGACCAGTTTCAGGATCACGAGACAGCAAACGATCTCATCGCTGATCTTAGCCTGGGTTCGTCCAGCGGGGCTCTGCAGATTGTGGACTATCAGGATATTGGTGTAGACCAGATTCGGATCGGCGGGATCTGGTACCGCGGCAACGGCTACCTCTACACCAATCTCGCCAAGCTGACGGGCGGACAATATGAATCATTGTCTGGAGGTGGTACGAACTTTCCGTCCCTGCTACGCTCGGCCATCGTGTCGTCGGGTGAAAGTCTGACGGCAGTCGACGTGTACACCGATCTTGCCTCCGGTTTCACGTACGGACGGCATACGTCCGCCAGCGGTCTGTCGATTCATAGCACCGACAAGGCCATCACGCAGATGGGCAAGTTCGTCGGTCTGCCACCATGGGAGGTCACGTTCTCCGGCATTCATCGGGGCGCCCCGTTTTCAATCTCAGTGCCGCTTTCGGACGACGTGGTTGTTCATGCCGACAGCGTCATCGAAACGGCCTGGGTGGGCCGACAGATCGAGGCGCTGGAGTCCGGTACGCGAACGAATGATGTCATCAATGAAATAGTTGGTCTCTCAACGTCATATCGGATACTCTCGGAGTTCACCGCCTTCCTGGCGCTCGAACCCAGTGATACCACGCAAGCGTGCGCGAGCTGTCGCGACGAAACGCAACTCACGGAGATCGAATCCGAGGATCTCCCCACCGCAGACAGCCTCCTCAGCATCTATCCGAACCCGTTCTCGACGACCACCACTATCGAGATAGTCGTTCCCAGGGAGATCGAAGCGGGAACCGCAACGCTTTCCATCTACGACGTGATGGGGCGGGCGATACGACGGTTTGATATACGGTCGGGCGTGGGCACCGCGCAGAAGTTGACGTGGGACGGGACTGCGTCTGACAGCCGCAGAGTGGCCGCGGGTGTGTATTTCATCGTCTTGCGGACCGGGAAGGACACCCGTACCGCGCGTGTAGTCAGGCTGTAG